The genomic DNA TCGGCGCCCTTGGTCAGGCGCGGCGGGCCGAAGCGGACGCGGGTCCAGGAGAAGTCGTTCCGCGTGACCTTGACGCCCTCGGGCGCCGAGTCGATCGGCATCGACGAGAACACCTCGACGGTGCGGTGCGCGCTCGGCGTCAGCCGGCGGCGCGCCGACGACGACACCGGGGCGAAGAGCAGGTCGCGCGGGCCCGGTCGGCCGCCCTTGCGGTGCCAGCGCACCAGACGTTCGCCGCGGGCGAGCTGGGCGACGAACTCCATCGTCGCCGTGCCGTCGTCCACGACGACCAGTTCACGGGCGCGGGTGATCGTCAGCAGCAGTTGTACGTAGCGGGAGAAGGGGTCTCCCATGACGATCCGGTCCGCCCGGCGCAGCACGCCCGCCAGACCGCCGATCGTGTGGAACGGCGCCGTCGGACCGCCCCGCGCCTCCTCCCAGCGGACCTCGTACCCCTCGTCGCGGGCCAGTTCGGCCATACGGCGCAGCTGGCCGCGGGTCATCGGGTCCGTGGGAGAGAGGACGACGAGCGTGAGCCCCGCGCCGGGGTCGTGCAGCGCGTTCGTGTACGCCCATTCGAGGACGTTCAACAGCTGTACCGGACTCTCGACGAAGGCGAGAGTGTGGGGGCCGGCGGATCCGGCGCGGGGGCTCATCGGCGTACGACCGTCCCGTAAGTGGCTCAAACCGCTACCGGCTCGCCCGCCGCCGCCGCGATCTCCGCCTCGGCGACGACGCCCGGGACCCGGCGCAGCTTCTTCATGGGGCCGAGCTCGGACTCGTAGACCTTCTTGACGCCGTCGCCGAGGGAGGCCTCGATGGTGCGGATGTCACGGACCAGGCGCGTGAGGCCCTGCGGCTCGACGGAGGCGGCCTGGTCGGAGCCCCACATGGCGCGGTCGAGGGTGATGTGGCGCTCGACGAACGTGGCGCCGAGGGCGACCGCGGCGAGCGTGGTCTGCAGGCCCGTCTCGTGGCCGGAGTAGCCGATCGGGACGTTCGGGTACTCGGCCTGGAGGGTGTTGATGACGCGGAGGTTGAGCTCCTCGGCCTTCGCCGGGTACGTCGAGGTGGCGTGGCAGAGCAGGATGTTGTCCGAGCCGAGGACCTCTACCGCGTGACGGATCTGCTTCGGGGTCGACATGCCCGTGGAGAGGATGACCGTGCGGCCCGTACCGCGCAGGGCGCGGAGCAGCTCGTCGTCGGTCAGGGACGCGGAGGCCACCTTGTGGGCGGGGATGTCGAACTTCTCCAGGAAGGCGACGGCCTCGGTGTCCCACGGGGAGGCGAACCAGTCGATGTTCTTGCTCTTGGCGTACTCGTCGATCTGGCGGTACTCGTCCTCACCGAACTCCACGCGGTGGCGGTAGTCGATGTAGGTCATGCGGCCCCAGGGGGTGTCGCGCTCGATGTCCCACTGGTCGCGCGGGGTGCAGATCTCCGGGGTGCGCTTCTGGAACTTGACGGCGTCGCAGCCGGCCTCGGCGGCGGCGTCGATCAGCTTGAAGGCGTTCTCGAGCTCACCGTTGTGGTTGATGCCGATCTCGCCGACGACGTAGACGGGGTGGCCCGGGCCGGCGGTCTTGGAACCGAAGCTGCGCAGACGGGAGTTGCTCATGGTGAAACGTTCCTTACTTGTCGAGGGAGTCGAGAGAGGGGCCGAGGATCCAGCTGGCGATCTCTCGGATCGCGCCGTCGCCGCCGGGGACGGTGGTGACCGCGCGTGCGGCGCCGCGCACGACGTCGTGGGCGCTCGCGACCGCCACCGGCCAGCCCACGAGGGCGAAGCACGGGAGGTCGTTGACGTCGTTGCCGACGTAGAGCACGCGCTCGGGCGCGATGCCCTGCTCCTCGCACCACTGCTTCAGTGCGAGGTCTTTCCGGTCGATGCCGTGCAGGACCGGAATCTTGAGCTTCCGGGCCCGGGCGGCGACGACCGGGTTCTGTTCCGTGGACAGGATGAGCATCGTCAGGCCGCTCTTGCGGAGGGCCGCGATACCGAGGCCGTCCCCGCGGTGCACGGAGACGAACTCCCGTCCGTCGGAGTCGATCAGCACCCTGTCGTCGGTCTGGGTGCCGTCGAAGTCGAGGACGACCGCGTCGATGTCTTCGGCGGTCGGGAGGGCGCCGGGCCGGTTCGCGTCGAAGAGCGGCGCGAGGGCCCGGGCGCGGGCGAGGTCGTGGGGGTCGTCGATCTCCAGGACCCGGGCCGGGTCGGTGCGGACCAGCTCGGTGCGGCCGAAGAAGCGGTGCCTGGCCTCGCGGAAGCCCGTCGCGTCCATGCCGTAGACGGCGCCCGTCTCCAGGAGGTCCTGGGGGCGGTCCTGACGGCGCGGGCGGAAGGACTTGTCATGGTTGATGCCGTAGCCGCCGCTGGTGGCGGTGCCGGTGACCAGGGTGTCCGTGCCGCCCTCGACGGCGGCGCGCTCGGCGCCGAGCGCCCCGGGGGCGTCGTCGGCGTCGCGCCACACGAAGCCGTGGAAGGGGGCCACGGTCAGCGCCGTGTCCGCGCCCTTGCCGACGATGGCGTGGACGACTCCGTCCACGTCCTCGCGGACGATGAAGGGGCTGGTGCACTGCACCAGCAGGACCACGTCGACCGCCGCGCCGTGCAGGGCCTCATGGGTGTCCATGGCGTGCAGGACGGCGGCCTCGGAGGTGGCGGTGTCGCCGGCGATGGCGGCGGGCCGCAGCACGACCTCGGCGCCGGCCTCGCGGGCCGCGGCGGCGATGGCGTGGTCGTCCGTGGAGACGACGACGTCCGTGACGAGCCGGGTCGCCCGGCACTCGCGGACGGCGCGGGCCACCAGCGGTACGCCGCCGACCGGCAGCAGGTTCTTCGCGGGCACGCCCTTGGAGCCGCCGCGCGCGGGGATCACCGCGAGCACACGGCGCACCGAAGCCGCTTGGCCCGCTTCCGAGTGGGACATTCGCTGTACTCCTTGGGAAGGGATAGGTGTGCTCACAGCTCCCCCATCCGCCGGATGACGGGCGCCACGCGCTGCACTCCGTGGCGGTAGGCGCCGCGGGCCGCCCGGCGCACCATCTGCCGTACGGGGCTGGGCTCCTTGTCGGCGGCGGGCGCTCCGGGCAGCGGGCTGCCGTCCGGGGCGAGGTGGTGGCGGGCGAGGATGCCGGGGAGGTAGCCGGGCGCGGTGACGGGTGTGTAGTAGGGCGCCAGCGGGGGGAGTTCGCCGGCGGCCAGCAGCCCGGCGATCCGTTCGCGTGCCGCGTCGAAGGCCGTCTCGTACGACCCTCCCCCAGAGGGGGTGCCCCCAGCGGCGACGCCCTGCCGGGCCACCCACGTGGGGTCGGGCAGCGGTCGGTGGCCGGCGTCGAGCTGGTCCCAGGAGGCCAGGCAGCCGGAGCCCACGAAGTGGTGGTTGCCGAGCGCCTCGCGCACCCCGAGGTCCGTCAGGACGACGGTGGGGATGCCGCGGTGCAGGGACTCCAGGGCCGCCGTGGAGCTGACCGTGACGAGCAGGTCGGAGCGGTCGAGGACCTCGCCCATGTTTCCGTACACCAGACGGAAGTTGGCCGGGAGACCGTCGGGAAGCCGCTGCGCCAGCTTCTGGTAGGGCAGCTCCTCGATGTGCGTGGTGTGCTCGCCCGGCTTGGAGCGCAGCTTGAGCAGCACCTCGCGGTCCGGGTGCAGGCGGGCGTGCTGGACCAGCCGGTTCAGCAGGTACGTACGGTCCCCCCGCCTCTCCGGTACGGAGGGCTGCGCGGCGAAGACCACCGTGTAGGGCCTGCTCCCCCGCTGTGCGGACGGGTCGTTCCCGGCGTAGGGCCGCCCGCCGAGGAAGGGCAGCGCCACCTCGGTCACCGCCGAGGCGTCGGCGCCCACTCCCTCGAACACGGCCCTGAAACGCTCCGCGTCCTGACGGGAGTTGGCGAGGACGAGGTCCGCGCCGTGGCGCAGCAGGAGGCCGTCGGCGAGCTTCTCGTAGACGACGCCGACATAGCCGGTGACGACCACGGGCCGCTTCTCGTGTCCCTGCCGGGCGTGCCCGAGTCCGTGCAGCACCGCCTGGACGGCGCCGCCGACGAGGGCGAGCACGACGATGTCGTACGTCTCCCCCTTCATATGGCGCAGGAACTCGACGGCGGTGACCTCGCGCAGGGAGTCCGCGCGGACGCCGACCTCTTCGAGCTGGCGGGGGGTGGGGGTGGCACGGCCCCGCAGCAGGAAGCCGTCGAGCCGAATGTCCGATTCATTCGGTGATACGCGGTTCGCGGTGAGCGCGCCCCATTTCCACCGGGTATCGGAATCGGCCAGGACGGCGACCCGCAGGGACTTCGTAGTACTTGCTGGCACGTCGAAAACGCTAGGAAGTGATTCCGATCCGCGGCCCAACCGGAATGCAACAACGGGTTAACAGCACATCGCCGATTGGGGATTCGGGGCGTGTCGCGCGCGGAAATCGGCTCGGTTCACGGCTTCGCCACGCGTCGTTCACCTGACATCTCACCACCGGTCAAGACGAATGCCGGGCCGCCGCCTAACGTCACTCGGGTGGTCAAGCTCTCCGTCATCGTGCCGTTCTACAACGTGCAGCAATACGCGCCCGACACCCTGAAGAGCCTGCGTGCGAACGCGGGCGACGACTTCGAATTCATTCTCGTCGACGACTGCTCGCGCGACGAAACCCCGGACATCCTCGCGCGTGCGGAGCGCGAGCTCCCGGGCGCGGTGCATGTCAGACACGAGAAGAACGGAGGGCTCGCGACCGCACGCAACACCGGGATAGACACCGCGCGCGGCGAGTACCTGACGTTCCTCGACGGGGACGACTGGCTCGCTCCCGGCTATTTCCCCCAACTCCTGTCCGCCATCGAGGAGTTGGGGTGCGACTTCGTTCGTACTGATCATGTCCAGTGCACCGCGCGGGCCCGCACCGTCAACCGGGTGCCGCACGGCCGGCGCGGTGTGGTGATGAACCCGCGCGACGCGATCCTGCCCGCCGACCGGTCCACCTCCGTCGACTACGCGTACGCCTGGGCGGGCATCTACCACCGCCGGCTCGTCGACCGCGGGCTGCTCCACTTCACCGACGGGCTGCGCACCGCCGAGGACCGGCCGTGGATCTGGAAGCTGCACCGGGAGGCCGAATCCTTCGCCACGGTGGGACTGCTGGGCGTCTTCTACCGGCGCGGTGTCGCCTCCTCGCTGACCCAGATCGGCGACGTACGGCAGCTGGATTTCATTCGCGCGTTCGACCAGGTGGTGGCCGAAACCGCGAAGGACCGTGACGCGGATAAATTGCTCCCCAAGGCAGTTCGCACATATTGCGCAATCATTTCCCACCATCTGGGATCCATCGAAAGGTTCGAGCCACCGGTGGCACGGAAACTGAAGTCGATGAGCGCCGTCGCACTGCGCCGTATGCCGCAGGACGTGCTCGAAGAGGCACTGGACTCGATGGACATCCAGCGCGCCTCACGCCTGCGCCGGCTGCGCCGCCGTCCCGCGACCGCCGCGGGGGTGCCCGCGTGACCACCCAGATCTTCCTCGCGTCGACGCTGTACGGCGCGGCGACGCTCGCCGCGGCGCTGGACACCGAGTGCTTCGCCCCCGCCGACCGCCGTATCCTGCTCGTCTCGAACAACGCGGCGACGCCCGAGACGACGCCCGCCCTGGACGAGATGCCCGGCTTCGACCACCTGCGCGGCCGCTTCGACGACGTGATCTCGTGGAACGAGACCATCTCCCCCTTCCATCCGGGCGGCTGGGCCCCGCGGCTCGATGACGTGCCGCTGTGGGAGCGGCATCTGCGGCTCGCCTGGCGGCTCGGCGACGACGACGTGGCACTGGCCGTCGAGTCGATCCAGGTCAACCCCGCGCTCGGCATCGCGCAGATCTTCACCGGCGCGCCCGTCACCGTCTACGCGGACGGCCTGATGAGCTACGGCCCCACCCGCAACAAGATCGACCCGCTGGTCGGCACGCGGGTGACCCGGCTGCTCCACCTGGACCTGGTGCCGGGCCTCGAGCCCCTGCTGCTCACCGAGTTCGGCGTCGAGCCCGAGATCGTGCCGACGGACGCGTTCTCGAAGGTGCTCGGCGAACTCGTGGACACCGGCGACACCTTGCCGGCCATCGACGAACCCGCCCTCCTGCTCGGCCAG from Streptomyces avermitilis MA-4680 = NBRC 14893 includes the following:
- a CDS encoding N-acetylneuraminate synthase family protein translates to MSNSRLRSFGSKTAGPGHPVYVVGEIGINHNGELENAFKLIDAAAEAGCDAVKFQKRTPEICTPRDQWDIERDTPWGRMTYIDYRHRVEFGEDEYRQIDEYAKSKNIDWFASPWDTEAVAFLEKFDIPAHKVASASLTDDELLRALRGTGRTVILSTGMSTPKQIRHAVEVLGSDNILLCHATSTYPAKAEELNLRVINTLQAEYPNVPIGYSGHETGLQTTLAAVALGATFVERHITLDRAMWGSDQAASVEPQGLTRLVRDIRTIEASLGDGVKKVYESELGPMKKLRRVPGVVAEAEIAAAAGEPVAV
- a CDS encoding N-acylneuraminate cytidylyltransferase; this translates as MSHSEAGQAASVRRVLAVIPARGGSKGVPAKNLLPVGGVPLVARAVRECRATRLVTDVVVSTDDHAIAAAAREAGAEVVLRPAAIAGDTATSEAAVLHAMDTHEALHGAAVDVVLLVQCTSPFIVREDVDGVVHAIVGKGADTALTVAPFHGFVWRDADDAPGALGAERAAVEGGTDTLVTGTATSGGYGINHDKSFRPRRQDRPQDLLETGAVYGMDATGFREARHRFFGRTELVRTDPARVLEIDDPHDLARARALAPLFDANRPGALPTAEDIDAVVLDFDGTQTDDRVLIDSDGREFVSVHRGDGLGIAALRKSGLTMLILSTEQNPVVAARARKLKIPVLHGIDRKDLALKQWCEEQGIAPERVLYVGNDVNDLPCFALVGWPVAVASAHDVVRGAARAVTTVPGGDGAIREIASWILGPSLDSLDK
- a CDS encoding DUF6716 putative glycosyltransferase, encoding MPASTTKSLRVAVLADSDTRWKWGALTANRVSPNESDIRLDGFLLRGRATPTPRQLEEVGVRADSLREVTAVEFLRHMKGETYDIVVLALVGGAVQAVLHGLGHARQGHEKRPVVVTGYVGVVYEKLADGLLLRHGADLVLANSRQDAERFRAVFEGVGADASAVTEVALPFLGGRPYAGNDPSAQRGSRPYTVVFAAQPSVPERRGDRTYLLNRLVQHARLHPDREVLLKLRSKPGEHTTHIEELPYQKLAQRLPDGLPANFRLVYGNMGEVLDRSDLLVTVSSTAALESLHRGIPTVVLTDLGVREALGNHHFVGSGCLASWDQLDAGHRPLPDPTWVARQGVAAGGTPSGGGSYETAFDAARERIAGLLAAGELPPLAPYYTPVTAPGYLPGILARHHLAPDGSPLPGAPAADKEPSPVRQMVRRAARGAYRHGVQRVAPVIRRMGEL
- a CDS encoding glycosyltransferase family 2 protein yields the protein MVKLSVIVPFYNVQQYAPDTLKSLRANAGDDFEFILVDDCSRDETPDILARAERELPGAVHVRHEKNGGLATARNTGIDTARGEYLTFLDGDDWLAPGYFPQLLSAIEELGCDFVRTDHVQCTARARTVNRVPHGRRGVVMNPRDAILPADRSTSVDYAYAWAGIYHRRLVDRGLLHFTDGLRTAEDRPWIWKLHREAESFATVGLLGVFYRRGVASSLTQIGDVRQLDFIRAFDQVVAETAKDRDADKLLPKAVRTYCAIISHHLGSIERFEPPVARKLKSMSAVALRRMPQDVLEEALDSMDIQRASRLRRLRRRPATAAGVPA